In Alnus glutinosa chromosome 7, dhAlnGlut1.1, whole genome shotgun sequence, the sequence taaaaggATCCGGACGAATACGAGGAGGAGAATTGGAGTTGTGCCTGGTGTTGAAGTTGgggatattttctttttcagaatGGAGTTGTGCTTGATTGGATTGCATGCCCCATGTATGGCTGGAATTGATTACATGAACCTTAAGATTAGTCAAGATGATGAGCCCGTAGCTGTCAGCATTGTTTCATCCGGAGGATATGATGATAACATGGAGGATGGAGATGTCTTGATTTATAGTGGACAAGGTGGGAATTATTACCGGAAAGGTAAGGAAATAAGTGATCAGAAGCTTGAAAGAGGTAATCTTGCTTTAGAGAAAAGCTTGCATCGAGGTAATGAGGTTAGGGTGATTCGGGGTTTTAAGGATGTAGCATATACAACTGGAAAGGTATATGTCTATGATGGTCTTTACAAAATCCAGGAGTCATGGGTGGAGAAAGGAAAGTCAGGTTGCAATATATTTAAGTACAAACTTGTCAGGTTACCTGGCCAGCCTGAAGCGTTCACGATTTGGAAATTGATTAAGCAATGGAAGGAAGCAATTAATTCTAGGGTTGGGATTTTATTGCCAGATCTTACTTTGGGGGCAGAAAATTTACCTGTGTCTCTTGTAAATGATGTTGATGATGAGAAGGGCCCTGCGCATTTCACTTATTTTCCTACTCTCAAGAATTTGAAACCAGTAAATCAGATGGAACCCTCCACTGGCTGTATTTGCATTAGTGGATGTCGTCCTGGTGATCCCAACTGCccttgcattaaaaaaaatgctggtTATCTCCCATATAATCCAAATGCAGTTCTCGTCAACCAAAAGTCCTTGATATACGATTGTGGTCCTTCCTGTCAGTGCCCTCCTAATTGCAGGAACCGAGTATCACAAGGTGGTCTGCGAGTTCGCCTGGAAGTGTTTAAAACTAAGGATAAAGGTTGGGGTCTAAGGTCCTGGGATCCCATCCGTGCTGGAGCTTTTATATGTGAATATGCCGGGGAAGTTGTTGCTGACTATAAGGTAGAGAAGCTTGGAAGTGAAAATGATGATGATTACATTTTTGATGCAACCCGCATTTTTCAGATTTTGGAGCTGCCAGGTGATTCCAATGAGGCTCCGAAGATTCCACATCCTTTAATTATAAGTGCAAAAGGCGTTGGGAATGTAGCTCGATTTATGAATCACAGCTGCTCTCCAAATGTATTCTGGCAGCCAGTTTTacgtgaaaataaaaatgaatcgGACCTCCATATTGCGTTTCATGCAGTCAGACATATTCCTCCTATGGCAGAGTTGACATATGATTATGGGATAGTCCCGCCTGACAAAGCAGAcctgaggaaaaaaaaatgcctttgTGGGTCGATAAAGTGCAGAGGTTATTTTCATTAATGTTTATATCAATGGGCATCTGTCAATGAGGATGGTCCTTGCTAACTTAATCTTCTAAAAAAGGTTAGAGGTCTCCGGTGTCCTAATTGAATTCCTTGCTTACTATCAATAAGATGTTCCTCtttaatgttttttcttttcctgttgaaTGATTCAAATGCTCAAAACATTAGTGAATTTATGCAAGTATTGGAACATTCACCATGGGAAGTATTATTGCATTCTGGAATATGGCAGGTGTTAAGGTGTCTACAAATATTATTCTGAGAAATAGTCAATGTCGATTCTCTGTAACCCTTTCTTAGACTAGTCGTGTCCATTGTTCTTAAAGATGTCTCAAGCATGGCTGCTGAGGCATGTCTTGTAGTCAAGACCTTCATGAATGACCTGAGACACAACCAGTTGGAGTTGCAAGCAGGCAGGGGATAAGCCAAGTCTTCTGGTTGGGTATAGTTATGCATAAACAAAGCATGTGCATTTCCATCCTGAGCTGGAGTCACAAAATATTCACCACTTGGTGTAATAGAATCAACCAACaaaaagttttatttgtatACAATTATTGCAATATGAAAGCCATGGCCAGGTTCTACTGTTGTAATTGCAGTAACAAAATAGTGGAAATTTATCCATTTTCATTCTGAAAGATAACAATAGAAAATAGCTTATGGCTTTTAAAAGGATGCAGCAATGAGAGAAATTTACTATATTAGATGAACCTAAAATTGAAATGGTAAGtataattttcatttaattttgtgttCTGACAAGAAAAGTCACTGGCTCAGTGGCTCTGCTGTGTGCATTTTTTTTGGGTGCAGGCTTGGGGGGGAAGGGTGGGGTTGTTTGTGCCAAGGTTATGCAAAAGTGGTCATATCTTCATTTTTCACTGAGTTCTAATGTTCTTCATTGTTTTTTAAgcttctgttaaaaaaaaaaaagtatattttttttctgttcAAAATTTCTTAGTTTGTGATATcattttgctctctctctctctctctctctctct encodes:
- the LOC133872989 gene encoding histone-lysine N-methyltransferase, H3 lysine-9 specific SUVH1-like — encoded protein: MEHSVPVSGSLDKSRVLDVRPLRCLVPVFPSASNFSSVPNPQVAAPFVFVPPSGPFPPGVSPFYPFGSPGNPGAVPNQNAHFTFTNPISTAVPITTIRTPSTQHVADANGDTSKPKRPKSSIRSLKKTKAGRHINIALDDVDIESVVENILASSNVTSFDMVQQANGDKELVGYILMMYDFLRRKVTQIEESKEAIPGVTRRPDLRVANILMNKRIRTNTRRRIGVVPGVEVGDIFFFRMELCLIGLHAPCMAGIDYMNLKISQDDEPVAVSIVSSGGYDDNMEDGDVLIYSGQGGNYYRKGKEISDQKLERGNLALEKSLHRGNEVRVIRGFKDVAYTTGKVYVYDGLYKIQESWVEKGKSGCNIFKYKLVRLPGQPEAFTIWKLIKQWKEAINSRVGILLPDLTLGAENLPVSLVNDVDDEKGPAHFTYFPTLKNLKPVNQMEPSTGCICISGCRPGDPNCPCIKKNAGYLPYNPNAVLVNQKSLIYDCGPSCQCPPNCRNRVSQGGLRVRLEVFKTKDKGWGLRSWDPIRAGAFICEYAGEVVADYKVEKLGSENDDDYIFDATRIFQILELPGDSNEAPKIPHPLIISAKGVGNVARFMNHSCSPNVFWQPVLRENKNESDLHIAFHAVRHIPPMAELTYDYGIVPPDKADLRKKKCLCGSIKCRGYFH